One window from the genome of Palaemon carinicauda isolate YSFRI2023 chromosome 24, ASM3689809v2, whole genome shotgun sequence encodes:
- the LOC137618161 gene encoding uncharacterized protein isoform X1, translating to MPFNLESFTGNPKEELSTLRYATKQDLRDLAAKCNIVVDPAYVKARLLSNILDYLINQEIITDDEEVQALRIAAGVLPPVPVDTEVEKIRLQLQLEKVKKETTERELYLEEKRAEAREKEREAEIRHQIKLQELSSGKRKEATLPATFEVFKASKLVPDFDEKDPEVFFQNFEQIAETLNWPVEFWSLLIRNKVKGKAAFVASQLVSCAYCKKEGHTIENCPLPQCKTSKAKEGKNAQSRSTCHVTTPMEGLQPFEGFICDVTVNGTSLKCLRDSGSSQSILADLGSKNLTYTREFVTISDLTSSRTLPLAEVEIVSPYFTGKAKVAVLKQALPCSPVELILGNDLAGSQVKTNFIISDPDFVIQEESKSIESPPAITQVVTRNTSRAGHLKSESKTTGRTMEALDLVNVGKKEFTELQKEDPSLSELWKKVRIPDENPKLPYFYVNKGILCRHFRSPQINSNHTWRDCHQIVIPQPLRLSLLDLAHSAESHLGVNKTYKRVSEDYYWPGLGKDIKSYVASCHHCQVTGQPNQRIPPAPLQNVLVPKTPFYKLIIDCVGPLPKTKRGNEYILTAMCPTSRYPLAFAIKNINAKTILLNLRKIFTVLGFPYELQCDQGTNFTSHVFKQTMHTLNIHNVNSSIYHPQTNGALERFHQTLKNLLRKYSSETANHWDEDLDLLMYVFRCTPHDSTGISPFEALFGRRPRTVLGMVKENILHQKPEETTNTLQYIKDLKSKFHQINDLVCSNLLSSQQVMQQQGNKKARLREFQKGDQVLLYHPIPGAPLREKFAGPYTVLERLSKVNYVISTPDRRKDTQLVHVNLLKRYQSRVNSGPPRVTLVTTSTLRSKDDYPVTTNEDPDEDPELINISDLTNSKIMGKLDSFLSHLSTNESKELNSLLTSFQDLCTDDPGTCNLIQHDILLEPGTQPIRQPFYRAIGKKLESLRSEVQYLIDHKLAVPSTSPWASPCILVPKANGKLRLCTDYRRLNKVTIKNSFPLPRINDILDNISNSKILTQIDLLKGYYQVKLTPKAQSISAFVTPFGLFEYVVMPFGLSNAPATFQRLMAEVIRDLPNVYVYLDDIVIANMTWEEHLHTLSNLFTRLRTVGLTINLAKSSFGQAKVVYLGHYLGSGEIMPKDANIESVMNIPVPLSKSQLKTFLGMVSYYSKFIKNFAILAAPLYALLSNKVTFVWTKELDNLFNQLKGILISKPILRAPDFSKEFLLQVDASGTGYGAVLLQSYAPNDTSCIPTLHYLPVAYHSRFFRGAQTRWATVEKELYAIVASLQHFQPYLEGHRRVIVFTDHRPLTFLNRARLKNLKLLRWSYILGTFNIQLQSIKGTNNTIADTLSRLPSASSAGSTAMDPS from the exons atgccttttaatctagagagctttactggaaaccccaaagaggaattatctacgctcaggtatgctactaaacaggatctgcgtgacctagcagcgaaatgtaacattgtggttgatcctgcttatgtgaaggctagattactgagtaacattttggattatttaattaaccaagagattattacagatgatgaagaagtacaagcactcagaattgcagcaggagtacttccgcctgttccagtagatacagaagtagagaaaataaggcttcaattgcagttagagaaggtaaagaaggaaacgaccgaacgggagctctatctagaagagaagagagcagaagcgagAGAGAAGGAGCGAGAAGCAGAGATAAGACACCAGATaaaactccaggagctttcttCAGGTAAgagaaaggaagccacactccctgctacgtttgaagtttttaaagcaagtaagcttgtacctgatttcgaTGAGAAAGATCCtgaggttttcttccagaactttgaacaaatcgcagaaaccttgaactggcctgtagaattctggtctctgctcatcaggaacaaagtgaagggtaaagctgcatttgttgcttcacaactg gtatcctgtgcttactgcaagaaagagggccacactattgaaaattgtccacttccccagtgcaaaacttcaaaagcaaaagaaggtaaaaatgcccagtcaaggagcacatgccatgtgactactccgatggaagggttgcagccgtttgaaggatttatttgtgatgttactgtaaatggtacttcactgaagtgcctcagagactctggttcctctcagtctatattggcagacttaggtTCGAAGAATCTAACTTACACTAGGGAGTTTGTAACTatttcagatttaacctcttccaggactctgcctcttgctgaagtggaaattgttagtccttactttacaggaaaggctaaagtagctgtgttaaagcaagccttgccgtgttctccagtagagctgatcttgggtaatgatctagcagggtcacaggtgaaaactaattttattatttcagatcctgatttcgtaatccaagaagaaagtaaatccatagaatctccaccagctataactcaggttgtgactaggaatacttccagggcaggacacttgaaaagtgagagtaaaactactggaagaactatggaggccttagacttggtgaatgtaggtaagaaagagtttaccgagctacagaaagaggaccccagccttagtgaactttggaaaaaggtgagaattccagatgaaaatccaaaattgccatatttttatgtgaataaaggtattctctgcaggcatttcaggtcgccacagattaattctaaccatacttggagggattgccaccaaatagtcattcctcaacctctaagactttccttgttagacctcgctcattctgcagaatcccacttaggggtcaacaagacctacaaaagagtaagtgaagactattattggccaggccttggtaaagatattaagagctatgttgcttcatgtcaccattgtcaggttacaggtcaacctaaccagagaatcccgccagcaccactccagaacgtactagtacccaaaactcctttttacaaactcatcatagattgcgttggtcccttaccaaagactaagagagggaatgaatacatactgactgctatgtgtcccacttcaaggtaccctttggcatttgcaatcaaaaacataaatgcaaagactatattacttaaccttaggaagattttcactgttttaggatttccctatgaattacaatgtgaccagggaactaattttacaagccatgtcttcaaacaaactatgcatacattgaatattcataatgttaactcctctatatatcatccacagacaaatggtgccctggaaaggttccatcaaaccttgaagaaccttttgcgcaagtacagcagtgaaacggcaaatcattgggatgaggacctcgatctcctaatgtatgtttttcgatgcactccacatgattccacagggatatctccctttgaggcattgtttggtcgtcgaccacgaactgtattgggtatggtgaaagaaaatattttgcatcagaaaccagaggagactactaacacgttgcaatatattaaagaccttaaaagtaagtttcatcagataaatgatttggtatgttctaacctcctttcctcgcaacaagtaatgcagcaacaggggaacaagaaagccaggttaagggagttccagaaaggtgaccaggtacttttataccatccaattccaggagctccattgagagagaagtttgccggcccatatacagtcctagaacgtctttctaaggtaaactatgtaattagtaccccagataggaggaaggacacacaattggttcatgtgaacttgttgaagcggtaccaaagtagagtaaatagtggaccacctcgagtaacattggtgactacctcaactcttaggtctaaagaTGACTATCCTGTTACTACTAATGAAGACCCTGATGAAGATCCAGAACTGATTAATattagtgatttaactaactctaagataatgggtaagcttgactccttcttatcacacttgtctacaaatgaaagcaaagaactaaactccttactaaccagttttcaggacttgtgcactgatgatccaggaacctgtaacctcattcaacatgacatcttgctggagccgggaacacagcccatcagacaaccattttacagagcgataggaaagaagcttgaatccttaaggtcagaggtacagtacttgatagatcacaagttagcagtcccaagtacctccccttgggcttcaccttgtatacttgtacctaaagcaaacggtaagttacgactatgtacagactaccgcagactgaataaggtcaccattaaaaattcttttcctttgccacggatcaatgatattttagacaatataagtaattcaaagattttgactcagattgatttactaaaagggtactatcaggtaaaactgaccccaaaggcccaatcaatctctgcttttgtaacaccctttggcctatttgaatatgtggttatgccttttgggctctctaatgcccctgctacatttcagaggctgatggcagaggtaatcagagatttGCCTAATGTCTATGTGTACTTGGACGATATAgtcatagcaaacatgacttgggaggaacatctgcACACACTCTCAAATCTGTTTACACGACTACGTACTGTAGGTCTCACCATcaacttagccaagagttcatttgggcaagctaaggttgtataccttggtcattatttgggcagtggagaaataatgccaaaagatgctaatattgagagtgtaatgaatatacctgtacccctttcaaaatctcaacttaagacctttttaggtatggtctcttattattccaaattcattaaaaatttcgcaattcttgctgctccattatatgcactactatctaacaaagtaaCCTTTGTTTGGACTAAGGAATTAGACAATCTTTTCAATcagcttaaaggtatcttgatctctaaaccaattttaagggcaccagacttctcaaaggaatttttattacaggtagacgccagtggcacaggttatggagctgtacttctgcaatcttatgctcctaatgacaccagctgtattccaacactgcattacctaccagtagcctatcactcgagatttttcagaggagcacaaaccagatgggctaccgtGGAGAAGGAGCTTTATGCGATAgtagcttctttacaacacttccaaccttatcttgaaggtcatcgtcgggtcattgtctttactgatcaccgacctctcacgttcctcaaccgtgccagactcaaaaatctgaaactcttgcggtggtcttacatccttggcacctttaatattcagcttcaaagcatcaagggaaccaacaacaccattgcagacaccttgtcacgccttccatcagcatcttcagctggatccaccgctatggacccatcttag
- the LOC137618161 gene encoding uncharacterized protein isoform X2, which produces MEGLQPFEGFICDVTVNGTSLKCLRDSGSSQSILADLGSKNLTYTREFVTISDLTSSRTLPLAEVEIVSPYFTGKAKVAVLKQALPCSPVELILGNDLAGSQVKTNFIISDPDFVIQEESKSIESPPAITQVVTRNTSRAGHLKSESKTTGRTMEALDLVNVGKKEFTELQKEDPSLSELWKKVRIPDENPKLPYFYVNKGILCRHFRSPQINSNHTWRDCHQIVIPQPLRLSLLDLAHSAESHLGVNKTYKRVSEDYYWPGLGKDIKSYVASCHHCQVTGQPNQRIPPAPLQNVLVPKTPFYKLIIDCVGPLPKTKRGNEYILTAMCPTSRYPLAFAIKNINAKTILLNLRKIFTVLGFPYELQCDQGTNFTSHVFKQTMHTLNIHNVNSSIYHPQTNGALERFHQTLKNLLRKYSSETANHWDEDLDLLMYVFRCTPHDSTGISPFEALFGRRPRTVLGMVKENILHQKPEETTNTLQYIKDLKSKFHQINDLVCSNLLSSQQVMQQQGNKKARLREFQKGDQVLLYHPIPGAPLREKFAGPYTVLERLSKVNYVISTPDRRKDTQLVHVNLLKRYQSRVNSGPPRVTLVTTSTLRSKDDYPVTTNEDPDEDPELINISDLTNSKIMGKLDSFLSHLSTNESKELNSLLTSFQDLCTDDPGTCNLIQHDILLEPGTQPIRQPFYRAIGKKLESLRSEVQYLIDHKLAVPSTSPWASPCILVPKANGKLRLCTDYRRLNKVTIKNSFPLPRINDILDNISNSKILTQIDLLKGYYQVKLTPKAQSISAFVTPFGLFEYVVMPFGLSNAPATFQRLMAEVIRDLPNVYVYLDDIVIANMTWEEHLHTLSNLFTRLRTVGLTINLAKSSFGQAKVVYLGHYLGSGEIMPKDANIESVMNIPVPLSKSQLKTFLGMVSYYSKFIKNFAILAAPLYALLSNKVTFVWTKELDNLFNQLKGILISKPILRAPDFSKEFLLQVDASGTGYGAVLLQSYAPNDTSCIPTLHYLPVAYHSRFFRGAQTRWATVEKELYAIVASLQHFQPYLEGHRRVIVFTDHRPLTFLNRARLKNLKLLRWSYILGTFNIQLQSIKGTNNTIADTLSRLPSASSAGSTAMDPS; this is translated from the coding sequence atggaagggttgcagccgtttgaaggatttatttgtgatgttactgtaaatggtacttcactgaagtgcctcagagactctggttcctctcagtctatattggcagacttaggtTCGAAGAATCTAACTTACACTAGGGAGTTTGTAACTatttcagatttaacctcttccaggactctgcctcttgctgaagtggaaattgttagtccttactttacaggaaaggctaaagtagctgtgttaaagcaagccttgccgtgttctccagtagagctgatcttgggtaatgatctagcagggtcacaggtgaaaactaattttattatttcagatcctgatttcgtaatccaagaagaaagtaaatccatagaatctccaccagctataactcaggttgtgactaggaatacttccagggcaggacacttgaaaagtgagagtaaaactactggaagaactatggaggccttagacttggtgaatgtaggtaagaaagagtttaccgagctacagaaagaggaccccagccttagtgaactttggaaaaaggtgagaattccagatgaaaatccaaaattgccatatttttatgtgaataaaggtattctctgcaggcatttcaggtcgccacagattaattctaaccatacttggagggattgccaccaaatagtcattcctcaacctctaagactttccttgttagacctcgctcattctgcagaatcccacttaggggtcaacaagacctacaaaagagtaagtgaagactattattggccaggccttggtaaagatattaagagctatgttgcttcatgtcaccattgtcaggttacaggtcaacctaaccagagaatcccgccagcaccactccagaacgtactagtacccaaaactcctttttacaaactcatcatagattgcgttggtcccttaccaaagactaagagagggaatgaatacatactgactgctatgtgtcccacttcaaggtaccctttggcatttgcaatcaaaaacataaatgcaaagactatattacttaaccttaggaagattttcactgttttaggatttccctatgaattacaatgtgaccagggaactaattttacaagccatgtcttcaaacaaactatgcatacattgaatattcataatgttaactcctctatatatcatccacagacaaatggtgccctggaaaggttccatcaaaccttgaagaaccttttgcgcaagtacagcagtgaaacggcaaatcattgggatgaggacctcgatctcctaatgtatgtttttcgatgcactccacatgattccacagggatatctccctttgaggcattgtttggtcgtcgaccacgaactgtattgggtatggtgaaagaaaatattttgcatcagaaaccagaggagactactaacacgttgcaatatattaaagaccttaaaagtaagtttcatcagataaatgatttggtatgttctaacctcctttcctcgcaacaagtaatgcagcaacaggggaacaagaaagccaggttaagggagttccagaaaggtgaccaggtacttttataccatccaattccaggagctccattgagagagaagtttgccggcccatatacagtcctagaacgtctttctaaggtaaactatgtaattagtaccccagataggaggaaggacacacaattggttcatgtgaacttgttgaagcggtaccaaagtagagtaaatagtggaccacctcgagtaacattggtgactacctcaactcttaggtctaaagaTGACTATCCTGTTACTACTAATGAAGACCCTGATGAAGATCCAGAACTGATTAATattagtgatttaactaactctaagataatgggtaagcttgactccttcttatcacacttgtctacaaatgaaagcaaagaactaaactccttactaaccagttttcaggacttgtgcactgatgatccaggaacctgtaacctcattcaacatgacatcttgctggagccgggaacacagcccatcagacaaccattttacagagcgataggaaagaagcttgaatccttaaggtcagaggtacagtacttgatagatcacaagttagcagtcccaagtacctccccttgggcttcaccttgtatacttgtacctaaagcaaacggtaagttacgactatgtacagactaccgcagactgaataaggtcaccattaaaaattcttttcctttgccacggatcaatgatattttagacaatataagtaattcaaagattttgactcagattgatttactaaaagggtactatcaggtaaaactgaccccaaaggcccaatcaatctctgcttttgtaacaccctttggcctatttgaatatgtggttatgccttttgggctctctaatgcccctgctacatttcagaggctgatggcagaggtaatcagagatttGCCTAATGTCTATGTGTACTTGGACGATATAgtcatagcaaacatgacttgggaggaacatctgcACACACTCTCAAATCTGTTTACACGACTACGTACTGTAGGTCTCACCATcaacttagccaagagttcatttgggcaagctaaggttgtataccttggtcattatttgggcagtggagaaataatgccaaaagatgctaatattgagagtgtaatgaatatacctgtacccctttcaaaatctcaacttaagacctttttaggtatggtctcttattattccaaattcattaaaaatttcgcaattcttgctgctccattatatgcactactatctaacaaagtaaCCTTTGTTTGGACTAAGGAATTAGACAATCTTTTCAATcagcttaaaggtatcttgatctctaaaccaattttaagggcaccagacttctcaaaggaatttttattacaggtagacgccagtggcacaggttatggagctgtacttctgcaatcttatgctcctaatgacaccagctgtattccaacactgcattacctaccagtagcctatcactcgagatttttcagaggagcacaaaccagatgggctaccgtGGAGAAGGAGCTTTATGCGATAgtagcttctttacaacacttccaaccttatcttgaaggtcatcgtcgggtcattgtctttactgatcaccgacctctcacgttcctcaaccgtgccagactcaaaaatctgaaactcttgcggtggtcttacatccttggcacctttaatattcagcttcaaagcatcaagggaaccaacaacaccattgcagacaccttgtcacgccttccatcagcatcttcagctggatccaccgctatggacccatcttag